A genomic region of Nymphaea colorata isolate Beijing-Zhang1983 chromosome 2, ASM883128v2, whole genome shotgun sequence contains the following coding sequences:
- the LOC116248064 gene encoding chaperone protein dnaJ A7A, chloroplastic-like yields the protein MAVTPCGSTWVVQLGIRPRSMMRYSAVNTIAVSEKSKLWTSHCALSKEKKLGSSCTSFFSQDSLFALVNMGSQHLSCRRGARFVVRADADYYSILGVSKNASKSEIKSAYRKLARSYHPDVNKEAGAEQKFKEISNAYEVLSDDEKRSLYDKYGEAGLKGAGMGMGDFNNPFDLFESLFEGMGGMGGMGGRAARNRPMQGDDETYSLVLNFKEAVFGVDKEIEITRLEKCSTCNGSGAKPGTKPVTCNTCGGQGQVISSARTPLGVFQQVSTCSACGGVGEISTPCNACSGDGRVRRTKRISLKVPAGVDSGSRLRVRSEGNAGRRGGPPGDLYVFIDVLADPVLKRDGTNILYTCKVSYIDAILGTTTKVPTVDGMVDLKVPAGTQPGTTLVMSKKGVPFLGKSNTRGDQLVKVQVEIPKRLSSEERKLIEELASLSKSKTANSRR from the exons ATGGCTGTAACTCCTTGTGGCAGTACATGGGTAGTGCAATTGGGAATAAGACCACGGTCTATGATGAGATATTCGGCTGTGAATACAATTGCAGTTTCAGAGAAAAGCAAGTTATGGACATCTCACTG TGCTTTGagcaaggaaaagaaattgGGGTCGTCATGTACAAGCTTCTTTTCCCAAGATTCTCTTTTCGCGTTGGTTAATATGGGGTCACAACATCTTAGTTGTCGTAGAGGAGCACGTTTTGTTGTTAGAGCTGATGCT GATTATTATTCTATCCTTGGGGTGTCAAAGAATGCCAGTAAGTCGGAGATAAAAAGTG CTTATCGTAAACTTGCCAGAAGTTACCATCCAGACGTGAACAA AGAGGCTGGAGCagaacaaaaatttaaagagaTCAGCAATGCTTATGAG GTTTTATCTGATGATGAAAAGCGATCCCTGTATGATAAATATGGGGAGGCTGGCCTCAAAGGTGCTGGCATGGGAATGGGG GATTTCAACAATCCTTTTGATCTATTTGAATCCTTATTTGAGGGCATGGGAGGAATGGGAGGTATGGGGGGGAGAGCTGCTAGGAACAGGCCAATGCAAGGTGATGATGAGACCTATAGCCTTGTTTTAAATTTCAAGGAAGCTGTTTTTGGCGTTGACAAGGAAATAGAAATTACTCGGCTGGAGAAGTGTAGCACATGTAATGGGTCAGGTGCAAAGCCTGGGACAAAGCCGGTCACTTGTAATACTTGTGGAGGGCAGGGACAAGTGATCTCATCAGCGAGGACCCCATTAGGTGTATTCCAACAGGTTTCTACTTGCTCTGCATGTGGTGGAGTTGGAGAGATCTCAACACCATGCAATGCATGTAGTGGTGATGGACGAGTGAGGAGGACAAAAAGAATCAGTCTTAAAGTTCCAGCAGGTGTTGATTCTGGAAGCAGGCTGCGGGTACGTTCCGAAGGGAATGCTGGTAGAAGAGGGGGCCCCCCTGGAGATCTCTATGTCTTCATCGATGTACTTGCTGATCCAGTTTTGAAGCGCGATGGAACCAACATCCTCTATACGTGCAAGGTATCCTACATAGATGCTATTCTTGGCACGACCACTAAGGTGCCAACTGTGGATGGGATGGTTGATTTGAAGGTACCTGCTGGAACTCAGCCAGGGACAACACTGGTTATGTCAAAGAAAGGGGTTCCATTTCTTGGCAAGTCTAATACCCGTGGCGACCAGTTAGTAAAAGTGCAGGTGGAGATCCCAAAACGGCTGAGCAGCGAGGAGAGGAAGCTGATAGAAGAGCTTGCTAGCTTGAGTAAGTCCAAGACTGCGAACAGCAGAAGGTAG